In the Peptoanaerobacter stomatis genome, one interval contains:
- a CDS encoding response regulator transcription factor, whose translation MKILVLEDEFSIRSFITLNLKREGYDVIESASGEEAIELFDKNPDVSMAVLDVMLPGIDGFEVLKHIRNKSQNIGIIMLTARTNEEDKVLGLEYGADDYISKPFSPKELIARIRALIRRVTSVDMNKEEIEKLTSGEFTLNFSERKFLKGDEEIELTPKEFEILELFIKNKEKSLSRDEILDKIWGKNYYGDFKVVDVNIRRIRMKIEKDPSNPSYLKTVWGYGYRWEEDEN comes from the coding sequence ATGAAAATACTTGTTTTGGAAGACGAGTTTTCAATAAGAAGTTTTATTACGCTTAATTTAAAAAGAGAAGGCTATGATGTTATAGAAAGTGCATCTGGAGAAGAGGCAATAGAGCTTTTTGATAAAAATCCGGATGTAAGCATGGCGGTTTTAGATGTAATGCTTCCTGGAATAGACGGATTTGAAGTGTTAAAACATATAAGAAACAAATCTCAAAATATCGGTATAATAATGCTTACAGCAAGGACTAATGAAGAGGATAAAGTACTCGGTTTGGAATACGGCGCAGATGATTATATAAGTAAACCGTTTTCACCAAAAGAGCTTATAGCAAGAATAAGAGCCCTTATAAGAAGAGTTACAAGTGTAGATATGAATAAAGAGGAGATAGAAAAACTTACGAGTGGAGAATTTACTCTTAATTTTTCAGAGAGAAAATTTCTTAAAGGCGATGAGGAAATAGAACTTACACCTAAAGAATTTGAAATATTGGAATTATTTATAAAAAATAAGGAAAAATCTCTTTCAAGAGATGAAATATTGGACAAGATATGGGGAAAAAACTACTATGGAGATTTCAAAGTGGTAGATGTAAATATAAGAAGAATAAGAATGAAAATAGAAAAAGACCCGTCAAATCCATCATATTTGAAAACTGTGTGGGGATATGGATATAGGTGGGAAGAAGATGAAAATTGA
- a CDS encoding mechanosensitive ion channel family protein, with amino-acid sequence MDTLEKAKDVIDENLDIFEIIFSNIKKAIPNIIIAILFFVIGYFIAKLLRKKIRTMMNIANMDVTLAGFLSQVLFFCVLIVVSIASLSILGIPSSSFIAALGGFGIAVGLALQSNLSNFASGIIIIIFKPFKVGDYIETKDQISGTVRTISIMNTGLDTTDNKKIFIPNSSLTTNYVVNYSKNDIRNIILNIKISYDANHNRAIEILKSILENSKYTIQDADVICEISELSIYYVNILAKTSVKNNNYWDMYYSVMREIKDKFTSEKIEFAHFDTIYKA; translated from the coding sequence ATGGATACTTTGGAAAAAGCAAAAGATGTGATAGATGAAAATTTAGATATATTTGAAATTATTTTTTCAAATATAAAAAAGGCTATACCCAATATTATAATAGCTATTTTATTTTTTGTAATAGGATATTTCATAGCCAAGCTTCTAAGAAAAAAAATAAGGACTATGATGAATATTGCCAATATGGATGTAACACTTGCAGGTTTTTTGTCACAAGTACTGTTTTTTTGCGTACTTATAGTAGTATCAATAGCATCGCTCAGCATACTAGGCATACCGTCTTCGTCTTTTATTGCTGCACTTGGCGGTTTCGGCATAGCTGTAGGACTTGCTCTTCAAAGCAATCTTTCAAATTTTGCTTCAGGCATAATAATAATTATATTTAAGCCTTTTAAGGTAGGCGATTATATTGAAACAAAAGATCAAATATCTGGAACGGTAAGAACCATATCCATTATGAATACAGGTCTTGACACTACGGATAATAAAAAAATATTTATTCCTAATTCCAGCCTTACAACCAATTATGTAGTAAACTATTCTAAAAATGATATAAGAAATATAATATTAAACATTAAAATAAGTTATGATGCAAATCATAATAGAGCTATAGAAATATTGAAAAGCATATTAGAAAATAGTAAATATACTATTCAAGATGCGGATGTGATTTGTGAAATAAGCGAACTTTCTATATATTATGTGAATATATTGGCGAAAACAAGCGTAAAAAACAACAACTATTGGGATATGTATTATAGTGTTATGAGGGAGATAAAAGATAAATTTACAAGTGAAAAAATAGAATTTGCACATTTCGATACAATATACAAGGCATAA